The following proteins are co-located in the Solanum pennellii chromosome 1, SPENNV200 genome:
- the LOC107021372 gene encoding uncharacterized protein LOC107021372, with protein sequence MGVSTTENAELAAYQLKDVAQTWYSQSMDSRALGGGLVTLEIFKKAFLDRFFPRDQREDKVELFINFRLGGMSVKRYSLKFIKLTIYASSLVSNASRYVTGMSEEIEEECRAAMLHDNMDISRLTVHSKHVQESRLRKRYKEARKARSFESSSFKSRLDVQDKPKFKVFKPSLLKFLQELQ encoded by the coding sequence ATGGGGGTAAGTACTACTGAAAATGCTGAGCTTgctgcctatcaactcaaggatgtggctcagaCATGGTACAGTCAGTCGATGGACAGTAGGGCTTTAGGAGGTGGTCTCGTGACTTTggagatcttcaaaaaggcATTTCTTGACAGATTCTTCCCAAGGGATCAAAGGGAAGATAAGGTAGAGTTGTTCATTAACTTTCGTctaggaggtatgagtgttaaaAGATACTCCTTAAAGTTCATTAAGCTGACCATatatgcttcttctttggtttccaatGCTAGCCGTTATGTAACGGGCATGTCTGAAGagattgaagaagaatgtcgtgcagctatgcttcatgacaatatggataTTTCTAGGTTGACGGTTCATTCAAAACATGTACAGGAGAGTCGTCTAAGAAAGAGGTACAAAGAAGCTAGGAAGGCAAGGTCTTTTGAAAGTAGTTCTTTTAAGAGTAGACTTGAcgttcaagacaagcctaagttcaagGTTTTCAAACCAAGTCTCTTAAAATTTCTCCAAGAATTGCAATGA